Proteins from a genomic interval of Onychostoma macrolepis isolate SWU-2019 chromosome 17, ASM1243209v1, whole genome shotgun sequence:
- the ccdc28a gene encoding coiled-coil domain-containing protein 28A isoform X1, whose translation MMFNAADSKMYGLHSTSEGQSTVLPDNLDDTMEEKSKKRKSPKPSSNQPPPSVTARKTTSSSKSFGVGGTGTHSSQRTKYRRGVRDKPRPQSQSGKSNQSAHTQHSFLTDVSDVQEMEKGLLSLLNDFHSGKLQAFGNECSIDQMEHVREMQETLARLQFDLYGEVDELPEDQRKSAYDTNMDKLLSNLEELSSSIQKLNLADSQDVPRTSSI comes from the exons ATGATGTTTAATGCTGCTGATTCCAAGATGTACGGTTTACACTCAACGTCAGAAGGACAGAGCACAGTTTTGCCAG ATAATTTGGATGACACAATGGAAGAAAAAAGTAAGAAACGTAAAAGCCCCAAACCGTCTTCCAACCAGCCTCCTCCCTCAGTCACAGCACGGAAAACAACATCCAGCAGCAAATCGTTCGGTGTTGGTGGTACGGGCACGCACTCCAGTCAGAGGACAAAGTATCGCAG GGGAGTACGAGACAAACCGAGGCCTCAGAGTCAGTCGGGTAAGAGTAACCAGTCTGCCCACACCCAGCACTCGTTTCTCACAGACGTGTCTGATGTTCAGGAGATGGAGAAGGGGCTGCTTAGCCTTCTTAATGACTTCCACTCTGGAAAATTACAAGCCTTTG GCAACGAGTGCTCCATTGATCAGATGGAGCATGTGAGAGAAATGCAGGAAACACTGGCCCGTCTGCAATTTGACCTGTATGGAGAAGTGGATGAGCTGCCAGAAGACCAGAGGAAATCTGCTTATGACACTAACATGGATAAACTGTTATCAAAT CTGGAAGAGTTAAGCTCCTCAAT ACAAAAGCTTAACCTTGCTGACAGTCAAGATGTCCCCAGAACTTCCAGCATATGA
- the ccdc28a gene encoding coiled-coil domain-containing protein 28A isoform X2, whose amino-acid sequence MHNLDDTMEEKSKKRKSPKPSSNQPPPSVTARKTTSSSKSFGVGGTGTHSSQRTKYRRGVRDKPRPQSQSGKSNQSAHTQHSFLTDVSDVQEMEKGLLSLLNDFHSGKLQAFGNECSIDQMEHVREMQETLARLQFDLYGEVDELPEDQRKSAYDTNMDKLLSNLEELSSSIQKLNLADSQDVPRTSSI is encoded by the exons ATGC ATAATTTGGATGACACAATGGAAGAAAAAAGTAAGAAACGTAAAAGCCCCAAACCGTCTTCCAACCAGCCTCCTCCCTCAGTCACAGCACGGAAAACAACATCCAGCAGCAAATCGTTCGGTGTTGGTGGTACGGGCACGCACTCCAGTCAGAGGACAAAGTATCGCAG GGGAGTACGAGACAAACCGAGGCCTCAGAGTCAGTCGGGTAAGAGTAACCAGTCTGCCCACACCCAGCACTCGTTTCTCACAGACGTGTCTGATGTTCAGGAGATGGAGAAGGGGCTGCTTAGCCTTCTTAATGACTTCCACTCTGGAAAATTACAAGCCTTTG GCAACGAGTGCTCCATTGATCAGATGGAGCATGTGAGAGAAATGCAGGAAACACTGGCCCGTCTGCAATTTGACCTGTATGGAGAAGTGGATGAGCTGCCAGAAGACCAGAGGAAATCTGCTTATGACACTAACATGGATAAACTGTTATCAAAT CTGGAAGAGTTAAGCTCCTCAAT ACAAAAGCTTAACCTTGCTGACAGTCAAGATGTCCCCAGAACTTCCAGCATATGA
- the ccdc28a gene encoding coiled-coil domain-containing protein 28A isoform X3, translated as MEEKSKKRKSPKPSSNQPPPSVTARKTTSSSKSFGVGGTGTHSSQRTKYRRGVRDKPRPQSQSGKSNQSAHTQHSFLTDVSDVQEMEKGLLSLLNDFHSGKLQAFGNECSIDQMEHVREMQETLARLQFDLYGEVDELPEDQRKSAYDTNMDKLLSNLEELSSSIQKLNLADSQDVPRTSSI; from the exons ATGGAAGAAAAAAGTAAGAAACGTAAAAGCCCCAAACCGTCTTCCAACCAGCCTCCTCCCTCAGTCACAGCACGGAAAACAACATCCAGCAGCAAATCGTTCGGTGTTGGTGGTACGGGCACGCACTCCAGTCAGAGGACAAAGTATCGCAG GGGAGTACGAGACAAACCGAGGCCTCAGAGTCAGTCGGGTAAGAGTAACCAGTCTGCCCACACCCAGCACTCGTTTCTCACAGACGTGTCTGATGTTCAGGAGATGGAGAAGGGGCTGCTTAGCCTTCTTAATGACTTCCACTCTGGAAAATTACAAGCCTTTG GCAACGAGTGCTCCATTGATCAGATGGAGCATGTGAGAGAAATGCAGGAAACACTGGCCCGTCTGCAATTTGACCTGTATGGAGAAGTGGATGAGCTGCCAGAAGACCAGAGGAAATCTGCTTATGACACTAACATGGATAAACTGTTATCAAAT CTGGAAGAGTTAAGCTCCTCAAT ACAAAAGCTTAACCTTGCTGACAGTCAAGATGTCCCCAGAACTTCCAGCATATGA